One genomic segment of Centropristis striata isolate RG_2023a ecotype Rhode Island chromosome 11, C.striata_1.0, whole genome shotgun sequence includes these proteins:
- the LOC131980999 gene encoding amine sulfotransferase-like, whose product MDSLDLLNPYLFRHNGKFFFIKEGLNPKDLDDLLDLDVRPTDIYLASYPKSGTTWMQQILLKIVDAAHPDQVEDGTNRERCPMLEGDTSSSCRRERPDPRLCRTHLPPYMLPHGVQTKGAKVVYVMRNPKDVLVSYYHFSQGLSLMEPPKSFDHFFQDFVEGKVPWGSWFEHVREFYSEKDQMNIHFVMYEDMLKDLRAEVVKLCAFLEKDLTDEAISDVVESSIFKNMKKNPKANYKDLVANERYTKITMRKGVAGDWKNHFTVAQNEYFDRVFTERMSDFPVSFTWDM is encoded by the exons ATGGATTCTCTGGACTTACTTAACCCTTACCTGTTTAGACACAACGGGAAGTTCTTTTTCATAAAGGAGGGGTTAAATCCCAAAGACCTTGATGATCTCCTAGATTTGGATGTCCGACCAACTGATATCTATCTGGCTTCATACCCAAAATCAG GCACCACATGGATGCAGCAGATTCTTCTGAAGATCGTGGATGCTGCACATCCTGACCAGGTGGAAGATGGCACCAATAGGGAGCGTTGCCCCATGCTGGAGGGAGACACCAGCTCCAGCTGTCGTCGAGAAAGGCCAGATCCCCGGCTTTGCCGCACACACCTCCCCCCTTACATGTTGCCCCATGGAGTGCAGACAAAGGGAGCCAAG GTTGTGTATGTGATGAGGAACCCAAAAGACGTCCTGGTGTCCTACTATCACTTTTCCCAAGGTTTATCCTTGATGGAACCACCAAAGAGCTTTGACCATTTCTTTCAGGACTTCGTTGAAGGCAAAG TTCCCTGGGGCTCGTGGTTTGAACATGTGAGAgaattttacagtgaaaaagacCAGATGAATATCCATTTCGTCATGTACGAGGACATGTTGAAG GACCTCAGAGCAGAAGTTGTGAAGCTTTGTGCTTTTCTAGAAAAAGATTTGACGGATGAAGCCATCAGTGATGTTGTGGAGAGTTCTATctttaaaaacatgaagaagAACCCCAAGGCAAACTACAAGGACTTAGTTGCAAATGAACGCTACACAAAGATTACCATGCGCAAAG GTGTGGCAGGTGACTGGAAGAACCACTTCACAGTGGCCCAGAATGAGTATTTCGACAGAGTTTTCACAGAGAGGATGAGTGACTTCCCTGTCAGCTTCACCTGGGACATGTAG